The sequence ATTCCTGTGCCTACTTTGAACGACCAGAGTCCACCCTCGCGGAGGCCTCACGGGCGAAGAACGATCGCATTTGCCGCAAGTTGCACTTATCGGCGAGCGACCGTGTGATTGAAATCGGCGCCGGCTGGGGTGGATTCGCGCTTCACGCTGCTTCTCATTATGGGTGCCATGTAACAACCACGACGATTTCACGGCAGCAGTATGACATGGCACTGCAACGAGTGCGGGAGGCCGGCCTAAGCGATCGAGTCACGGTCTTGTTCACGGATTATCGGGATTTACCCAAGCTCGGCGTGCAATTCGACAAGCTCGTATCTATCGAAATGATCGAGGCCGTCGGACATCAGTACTACAGGACGTTTTTCGAGATCTGCAGCCGCATGTTGAAGCCGCAGGGACTGGCCCTCATCCAAGGCATCACCATCGACGAACGATTCTATGAACGGGCAAGGCGCTCCGTGGACTTCATTCAGCGCTTCATTTTCCCCGGCAGCTGCATCCCATCCGTGAGTGCGCTGACAGGGGCGTCGGCGAAAGTCGGCGATCTGGGGTTGATTCACCTTGAAGATATCGGAGCCCACTATGCTCCTACACTTCGGGCTTGGAGGAGGAACATGGTCGAGAAGCTTCCGGAGATTAAGGTGCTCGGCTATCAGCCGGAATTTATCCGGCTGTGGGACTTCTATCTCTCCTACTGTGAAGGAGGCTTCCTTGAACGTTCAATCAGCGCCGTACACCTGCTCTTCTGCAAACCGGACTGGCGCGGCCTCAATCTGTCGGATGCTGGGACTCAAGTATCCTGAGATCGAATTGCGCTACATGGCCATTCGACTCACAACTCATCGCAAAGACCGTGACAAGGCAGCTACAGAGATGCTCGTGACACGGTCTTTTTGAGAAGCAGGGAACTTGAAATTACGTGGAAGACTTTGCCTATGCAGTGTCTCAAGAGACCAAAACTCATCAAGAATCGATCGTGGCAGAGGTTCTAGTTTCAACGTGAATGCCATATGAAGCACGCTACCCCACACGCGATCATAATTGGCGCCGGTCTTGCCGGATTGGCCTGCGCACGTCGACTGACACAATCGGGCCTCGCATGCATGGTGCTTGAAGCTTCCGACGGCATCGGTGGGCGTGTCCGCACGGATCGCGTAGAGGGATTTCAGCTCGATCGCGGGTTCCAGGTTCTTCTCACAGGCTATCCGGAAGCGCGCAAAGCGCTGAACTATGGCATGTTGGATCTCATGCCTTTTCACCCCGGAGCGCTCATTCGCTATGGCGGACGCTTTCATGTGCTGAGCGATCTTTTTCGCCGACCGCGAGATCTGGTTCAGACATTGGTCGGCCCTATCGGCTCGCTCGCCGACAAGTTGCGGATGTTGCGGATGCGACGGGACGCATTGCAGCAACGCCTCTGCTCTGAGATGGGAGACCCCGCCCGTCCGACTTACGAAGTCTTGCAGGCCTATCAATTTTCGGACGCCATGGTGACGCGTTTCTTCCGT is a genomic window of Nitrospira sp. SG-bin1 containing:
- a CDS encoding cyclopropane-fatty-acyl-phospholipid synthase, whose amino-acid sequence is MTSGRAFSHRSSNRRSSSTRAPGLYRLTRHLVLARLSKLRSGTVTIQEDQERFQFGRITSDCQLEATVTIHDPRVYTDIALEGTVGVGDAYGRGWWNCDDLTALVRIFVKNRALLDSMEEGIARMSYPLLKAVHWRKRNTKAGSRKNIAAHYDLGNEFFRLMLDETMMYSCAYFERPESTLAEASRAKNDRICRKLHLSASDRVIEIGAGWGGFALHAASHYGCHVTTTTISRQQYDMALQRVREAGLSDRVTVLFTDYRDLPKLGVQFDKLVSIEMIEAVGHQYYRTFFEICSRMLKPQGLALIQGITIDERFYERARRSVDFIQRFIFPGSCIPSVSALTGASAKVGDLGLIHLEDIGAHYAPTLRAWRRNMVEKLPEIKVLGYQPEFIRLWDFYLSYCEGGFLERSISAVHLLFCKPDWRGLNLSDAGTQVS